In one Canis lupus baileyi chromosome X unlocalized genomic scaffold, mCanLup2.hap1 SUPER_X_unloc_3, whole genome shotgun sequence genomic region, the following are encoded:
- the LOC140629690 gene encoding synaptonemal complex protein 3-like isoform X2, translating into MKVTSSGCRAGNAQPGPRGSTLGPQPSALGPQHSTDPRPAALDAPPWVLTQDPRPSPREPRTSTSLDPRISTLEPRPSTLDPRSSGPAGTGARRAGGPRGVSLARSRLPHAHWASPSAQRRSRAGEADWLLPVSREALRGAWSSPRRTCCGGAGQLGGHTDTSEGGQTPLRMPPAGRKRLGRKAPAEPQRMAACDSGGGGSRELSGPEAAAAEGNNPVADKHGRKRSSPGPREEDVGNEIQEMLQGLGVGIKQALLAKRKMFEANAKASLKTTNEKIEQGWKIQQEQRQNLHFKYSQQFLTLLWEWDTDMRKAQEQEAKLAGMFQEQQKILQQARIVQNQRLEKLRNVYKEFLKRSQALDKDHEHFLTDEQSEVREEITKLQNKIMREAQQQELAMVRKSLHSLLF; encoded by the exons ATGAAAGTAACGTCCTCGGGCTGCAGAGCCGGAAACGCGcagcctgggccccggggctCAACCCTCggccctcagccctcagccctcGGCCCTCAGCACTCGACCGACCCTCGGCCCGCGGCCCTCGACGCTCCACCCTGGGTCCTGACCCAAGACCCTCGGCCCTCGCCACGTGAGCCCCGTACCTCGACCTCCCTCGACCCTCGAATCTCGACCCTCGAACCTCGACCCTCGACCCTCGACCCTCGATCCTCAGGGCCGGCAGGCACCGGCGCCCGGAGGGCAGGGGGCCCGAGGGGCGTGTCTCTGGCGAGGTCCCGCCTCCCGCATGCGCACTGGGCCAGCCCCTCAGCTCAGCGACGCTCCCGCGCAGGCGAGGCTGACTGGCTCCTCCCAGTCAGTCGCGAGGCCCTCAGAGGAGCCTGGTCGTCGCCGCGGAGGACCTGCTGTGGAG GTGCGGGACAACTCGGAGGACACACAGACACCTCGGAGGGAGGACAGACACCTCTGCGGATGCCTCCGGCTGGCAGGAAGCGCCTGGGGAGGAAAGCCCCTGCGGAGCCTCAGAGAATGGCAGCCTGTGATTCGGGCGGAGGAGGCAGCAGAGAGCTGAGTGGGCCAGAGGCTGCTGCTGCGGAAG GAAACAATCCAGTAGCCGATAAACATGGGCGAAAGAGGTCTTCTCCCGGACCGCGTGAGGAAGACGTGGG AAACGAAATACAGGAGATGCTGCAAGGACTTGGAG TTGGCATTAAACAGGCTCttctggcaaaaagaaaaatgtttgaagcAAATGCAAAAGCTTCTCTGAAAACCACTAACGAAAAAATCGAGCAGGGTTGGAAAATACAACAAGAACAAAG GCAGAATCTTCATTTCAAATATTCTCAGCAGTTTCTGACTCTGTTATGGGAGTGGGATACCGACATGAGGAAAGCCCAGGAACAGGAAGCAAAACTAGCT GGTATGTTTCAAGAGCAACAAAAGATTCTGCAACAAGCTAGAATTGTTCAGAACCAGAGGCTGGAAAAATTAAGAAAcgtatacaaagaattcttaaag AGATCACAGGCTTTGGACAAGGACCATGAACATTTTCTTACTGATGAACAAAGTGAAGTCAGGGAAGAAATCACCAAGTTGCAAAACAAAATTATGAGGGAAGCT CAGCAGCAAGAGCTGGCAATGGTTCGGAAGTCTCTTCATTCCCTGTTGTTCTGA
- the LOC140629690 gene encoding synaptonemal complex protein 3-like isoform X1, with protein sequence MKVTSSGCRAGNAQPGPRGSTLGPQPSALGPQHSTDPRPAALDAPPWVLTQDPRPSPREPRTSTSLDPRISTLEPRPSTLDPRSSGPAGTGARRAGGPRGVSLARSRLPHAHWASPSAQRRSRAGEADWLLPVSREALRGAWSSPRRTCCGGRAGQLGGHTDTSEGGQTPLRMPPAGRKRLGRKAPAEPQRMAACDSGGGGSRELSGPEAAAAEGNNPVADKHGRKRSSPGPREEDVGNEIQEMLQGLGVGIKQALLAKRKMFEANAKASLKTTNEKIEQGWKIQQEQRQNLHFKYSQQFLTLLWEWDTDMRKAQEQEAKLAGMFQEQQKILQQARIVQNQRLEKLRNVYKEFLKRSQALDKDHEHFLTDEQSEVREEITKLQNKIMREAQQQELAMVRKSLHSLLF encoded by the exons ATGAAAGTAACGTCCTCGGGCTGCAGAGCCGGAAACGCGcagcctgggccccggggctCAACCCTCggccctcagccctcagccctcGGCCCTCAGCACTCGACCGACCCTCGGCCCGCGGCCCTCGACGCTCCACCCTGGGTCCTGACCCAAGACCCTCGGCCCTCGCCACGTGAGCCCCGTACCTCGACCTCCCTCGACCCTCGAATCTCGACCCTCGAACCTCGACCCTCGACCCTCGACCCTCGATCCTCAGGGCCGGCAGGCACCGGCGCCCGGAGGGCAGGGGGCCCGAGGGGCGTGTCTCTGGCGAGGTCCCGCCTCCCGCATGCGCACTGGGCCAGCCCCTCAGCTCAGCGACGCTCCCGCGCAGGCGAGGCTGACTGGCTCCTCCCAGTCAGTCGCGAGGCCCTCAGAGGAGCCTGGTCGTCGCCGCGGAGGACCTGCTGTGGAGGTC GTGCGGGACAACTCGGAGGACACACAGACACCTCGGAGGGAGGACAGACACCTCTGCGGATGCCTCCGGCTGGCAGGAAGCGCCTGGGGAGGAAAGCCCCTGCGGAGCCTCAGAGAATGGCAGCCTGTGATTCGGGCGGAGGAGGCAGCAGAGAGCTGAGTGGGCCAGAGGCTGCTGCTGCGGAAG GAAACAATCCAGTAGCCGATAAACATGGGCGAAAGAGGTCTTCTCCCGGACCGCGTGAGGAAGACGTGGG AAACGAAATACAGGAGATGCTGCAAGGACTTGGAG TTGGCATTAAACAGGCTCttctggcaaaaagaaaaatgtttgaagcAAATGCAAAAGCTTCTCTGAAAACCACTAACGAAAAAATCGAGCAGGGTTGGAAAATACAACAAGAACAAAG GCAGAATCTTCATTTCAAATATTCTCAGCAGTTTCTGACTCTGTTATGGGAGTGGGATACCGACATGAGGAAAGCCCAGGAACAGGAAGCAAAACTAGCT GGTATGTTTCAAGAGCAACAAAAGATTCTGCAACAAGCTAGAATTGTTCAGAACCAGAGGCTGGAAAAATTAAGAAAcgtatacaaagaattcttaaag AGATCACAGGCTTTGGACAAGGACCATGAACATTTTCTTACTGATGAACAAAGTGAAGTCAGGGAAGAAATCACCAAGTTGCAAAACAAAATTATGAGGGAAGCT CAGCAGCAAGAGCTGGCAATGGTTCGGAAGTCTCTTCATTCCCTGTTGTTCTGA
- the LOC140629690 gene encoding synaptonemal complex protein 3-like isoform X3 has protein sequence MKVTSSGCRAGNAQPGPRGSTLGPQPSALGPQHSTDPRPAALDAPPWVLTQDPRPSPREPRTSTSLDPRISTLEPRPSTLDPRSSGPAGTGARRAGGPRGVSLARSRLPHAHWASPSAQRRSRAGEADWLLPVSREALRGAWSSPRRTCCGGRAGQLGGHTDTSEGGQTPLRMPPAGRKRLGRKAPAEPQRMAACDSGGGGSRELSGPEAAAAEGNNPVADKHGRKRSSPGPREEDVGNEIQEMLQGLGVGIKQALLAKRKMFEANAKASLKTTNEKIEQGWKIQQEQRQNLHFKYSQQFLTLLWEWDTDMRKAQEQEAKLAGMFQEQQKILQQARIVQNQRLEKLRNVYKEFLKRSQALDKDHEHFLTDEQSEVREEITKLQNKIMREAQQELAMVRKSLHSLLF, from the exons ATGAAAGTAACGTCCTCGGGCTGCAGAGCCGGAAACGCGcagcctgggccccggggctCAACCCTCggccctcagccctcagccctcGGCCCTCAGCACTCGACCGACCCTCGGCCCGCGGCCCTCGACGCTCCACCCTGGGTCCTGACCCAAGACCCTCGGCCCTCGCCACGTGAGCCCCGTACCTCGACCTCCCTCGACCCTCGAATCTCGACCCTCGAACCTCGACCCTCGACCCTCGACCCTCGATCCTCAGGGCCGGCAGGCACCGGCGCCCGGAGGGCAGGGGGCCCGAGGGGCGTGTCTCTGGCGAGGTCCCGCCTCCCGCATGCGCACTGGGCCAGCCCCTCAGCTCAGCGACGCTCCCGCGCAGGCGAGGCTGACTGGCTCCTCCCAGTCAGTCGCGAGGCCCTCAGAGGAGCCTGGTCGTCGCCGCGGAGGACCTGCTGTGGAGGTC GTGCGGGACAACTCGGAGGACACACAGACACCTCGGAGGGAGGACAGACACCTCTGCGGATGCCTCCGGCTGGCAGGAAGCGCCTGGGGAGGAAAGCCCCTGCGGAGCCTCAGAGAATGGCAGCCTGTGATTCGGGCGGAGGAGGCAGCAGAGAGCTGAGTGGGCCAGAGGCTGCTGCTGCGGAAG GAAACAATCCAGTAGCCGATAAACATGGGCGAAAGAGGTCTTCTCCCGGACCGCGTGAGGAAGACGTGGG AAACGAAATACAGGAGATGCTGCAAGGACTTGGAG TTGGCATTAAACAGGCTCttctggcaaaaagaaaaatgtttgaagcAAATGCAAAAGCTTCTCTGAAAACCACTAACGAAAAAATCGAGCAGGGTTGGAAAATACAACAAGAACAAAG GCAGAATCTTCATTTCAAATATTCTCAGCAGTTTCTGACTCTGTTATGGGAGTGGGATACCGACATGAGGAAAGCCCAGGAACAGGAAGCAAAACTAGCT GGTATGTTTCAAGAGCAACAAAAGATTCTGCAACAAGCTAGAATTGTTCAGAACCAGAGGCTGGAAAAATTAAGAAAcgtatacaaagaattcttaaag AGATCACAGGCTTTGGACAAGGACCATGAACATTTTCTTACTGATGAACAAAGTGAAGTCAGGGAAGAAATCACCAAGTTGCAAAACAAAATTATGAGGGAAGCT CAGCAAGAGCTGGCAATGGTTCGGAAGTCTCTTCATTCCCTGTTGTTCTGA
- the LOC140629690 gene encoding synaptonemal complex protein 3-like isoform X4: MRACWRRSAMLSAGGAGQLGGHTDTSEGGQTPLRMPPAGRKRLGRKAPAEPQRMAACDSGGGGSRELSGPEAAAAEGNNPVADKHGRKRSSPGPREEDVGNEIQEMLQGLGVGIKQALLAKRKMFEANAKASLKTTNEKIEQGWKIQQEQRQNLHFKYSQQFLTLLWEWDTDMRKAQEQEAKLAGMFQEQQKILQQARIVQNQRLEKLRNVYKEFLKRSQALDKDHEHFLTDEQSEVREEITKLQNKIMREAQQQELAMVRKSLHSLLF, from the exons GTGCGGGACAACTCGGAGGACACACAGACACCTCGGAGGGAGGACAGACACCTCTGCGGATGCCTCCGGCTGGCAGGAAGCGCCTGGGGAGGAAAGCCCCTGCGGAGCCTCAGAGAATGGCAGCCTGTGATTCGGGCGGAGGAGGCAGCAGAGAGCTGAGTGGGCCAGAGGCTGCTGCTGCGGAAG GAAACAATCCAGTAGCCGATAAACATGGGCGAAAGAGGTCTTCTCCCGGACCGCGTGAGGAAGACGTGGG AAACGAAATACAGGAGATGCTGCAAGGACTTGGAG TTGGCATTAAACAGGCTCttctggcaaaaagaaaaatgtttgaagcAAATGCAAAAGCTTCTCTGAAAACCACTAACGAAAAAATCGAGCAGGGTTGGAAAATACAACAAGAACAAAG GCAGAATCTTCATTTCAAATATTCTCAGCAGTTTCTGACTCTGTTATGGGAGTGGGATACCGACATGAGGAAAGCCCAGGAACAGGAAGCAAAACTAGCT GGTATGTTTCAAGAGCAACAAAAGATTCTGCAACAAGCTAGAATTGTTCAGAACCAGAGGCTGGAAAAATTAAGAAAcgtatacaaagaattcttaaag AGATCACAGGCTTTGGACAAGGACCATGAACATTTTCTTACTGATGAACAAAGTGAAGTCAGGGAAGAAATCACCAAGTTGCAAAACAAAATTATGAGGGAAGCT CAGCAGCAAGAGCTGGCAATGGTTCGGAAGTCTCTTCATTCCCTGTTGTTCTGA